The nucleotide sequence ACAAATTGCAAGAGTTCTTGCTTATGATCCAAGAAAAATAAGAGTTATAAATGAACCAATGGGAGGAGGGTTTGGAGGAAAGGATGAGATAACAACACAAATTCACCTTGCTCTACTTGCATATTATACAAAAAGACCAGTGAAAATTGAGATATCAAGAGAAGAATCAATTATTTTCTCATGGAAAAGACATCCAATGATTTTAAGATATAAAACTGGTGTAAAAAAAGATGGAACTCTTGTTGCTAATGAAGTTTACATTTATGCTGATACAGGAGCATATGCATCTTTAGGTGGACCAGTTGTAAATCTTGCAGTTGAGCACTCTTGTGGCCCATATAGAATTCCAAACACTCATATAGAAGGATTTTGCATATATACAAATAATGGTGTTTCTGGTGCTTTTAGAGGTTTTGGTGTAAATCAGGTAACTTTTGCTATGGAATCTCAAATGGATGAAATTGCATATAGACTCCAAATTGACCCAATTGAATTAAGAAGAAAAAATATTTTAAAAAGAGGAGAGGAGACAGGTATAGGAAGCAAAATTGAAACAAGCATAGGTTTAAGTAAAATTTTGGATGAAATAGAAAAACATCCTCTCTATAGACAAAGAGAGAAAATAAAACTTTCTTCAAATAAATATAAAAAATTAGGTGTTGGAATAGCAATATCTTATCAAGGAACTGGTCTAGGTGTAGGTCTTCCAGATTATGGAGCAGCAATAATTGAAATGAGAAGAGATGGTGGTTTTAATATTTATACTGGAAGTGTTGAAATTGGTCAAGGCATGAAAACCACACTGAAAATAATTGCTCTTGAATCTTTAAAAATTGTTGATGATAATAAAATTTTTATTTTAACAGGTGATAGTTTTTTATCTCCTGATTCTGGAACAACAACTGCATCTGGAGCAACATATAGAAGTGGAAAAGCAATAAAGATTGCATCTGAAAAAATTATAAAAATTTTAAAAAGAGAGGTTTCTGAAATCTTTAATATACCAGAAAACTATATAAATCTAAGAGACGAAACTTTTTATGATATTAATGGTAAAGAATTAATAAATTATGAAAAATTAGGGGGCATTCTTTATGAAAAAAGAAGACTACCCAGAGTTGAAGGTCATTTTAACTTTCCAACATCAAAAACAAAAATTGAAGGAGCCTTTGGTTTACCACATTTTATTTTTAGTTTTTCTGGAAGCATTGCACTTGTTGAAGTAAATATTTTAACAGGTAAGGTAAACTTAGTTAAAGGTGTTAATTTAATTGATGGTGGAAGAGTTATAAATAAAATTGGTTTTGAAGGACAATCTGAAGGTGGAATTGTTATGGGGATGGGTTATGCATTAATGGAAGATGTAATTATGAAAAATGGTGAATTTTTAACAAAAAATTTTTCAACATATATTATTCCTACATCAATTGATGCTCCATATGAGATTGAAACAATTCCTATTGAAAGTATAGAAGAATTGGGACCATATGGTTCAAAGGGAATTGGCGAAACTACTATGGTTCCAATTGCTCCAGCAATAACAAATGCAATTTTTAACGCTACAAAAGTAAGAATAAACCAAATTCCAGCAATTCCAGAAAGAGTTTTCTTTAAATTAAGAGAAAAAGAAAAGGAGATAAGAAATGAAAATTTTATTTAAAGATGTAACTTATATTGGAACTATGGATAAAGATGAAAGAGAGATTGAGAATGGATTTTTATCTATTGAAAATGGAATTATTAAATATGTTGGAGAAGAGGAACCAAAAGAAAATTTCGATAAAATTATTGATGGAAAAGGAAAATTGCTTCTTCCAGGTTTTATAAATACACACCATCATTTTTATCAAACTTTATTTAGAAATATTAAAGAGGCAAATGATTTAAAACTCTTTGATTGGTTAGTCTTTCTATATGATAGATGGAAATATATAGATGAAGAAGCAGTATTTACTTCAACTGTTATCGCAACATTAGAAATGATGAAAAGTGGAGTAACAACAACGACAGACCATTTATATCTTGTTCCTTATGGAAATACAAAAATTTTTGAGGCACAAATTGAAGCAGCAAAATTAACAAAAATTAGATTTCATCCAACTAGAGGTTCAATGTCGCTTTCAAAAAAAGATGGAGGGCTACCCCCTGATAGTGTTGTTCAAAAAGATGAAGAAATTTTAATTCATACTGAGGAGATGATTAAAAAGTATCATGATAACAAAAAGTATTCTATGTTAAGAATTGCAATAGGTCCTTGTTCTCCTTTTTCTGTAACAAAAAATATAATGGTTGAAAGTTTAAATCTTGCTGAAAAATATGATGTGTTGCTCCATACACATCTTGCTGAAACTCTTGATGAAGAAATTTTTTGTAAAGAAAAATTTGGATTAAGACCAGTTGATTATATGGAATCTCTCGGATGGTTAAATAAAAGAGTTTGGTTTGCTCATATGGTTCATTTAAATGATTTTGATATTGAAAAATTAATAAAAAGTGATGTTGGTATGGCTCATTGCCCAACCTCAAATATGAAATTAGGATCTGGAATTGCAAGAGTAAGTGAGTTTAAAGAAAAATTAAGAATTGGTCTTGCTGTCGATGGAAGTTCAAGTAATGACACTAATAATTTTATACAAGAGATAAGAAATGCACTTTTACTTCAAAGGGTTAAATATGGAAGTAGTTCAATTACATCAAGAGATGTTCTTAAATTTGCTACAATAGGTGGTTCAAAAGTTTTAAGAATGGATGATTATATAGGCTCAATTGAGATAGGAAAGGCAGCAGATATAATAATGTTTGATTTAAATAGATTAGAATTTGCAGGTGGTTTAAATGATCTTATTTCTATTCCTGTTTATCTTGATGCTAAACAAGTTGATTTTTTAATGATAAATGGAGAAATCTTAATTCAAGATGGCAAATTTACTCATGTTGATGAAAAAGAATTTATTGAAAAACAAAATAAAATTTCTAAAAAATTAATTTATAAAATTTAAAAATCTATTTTAGGCAAAACTATACCAATTTGTTTATCGTATTTACCTTTTTTATCTTTATAACTGAATTCACACTCTTCATCACTTTCTAAAAAAATTATTTGTGCAATTCCTTCATAAGCATATACTTTTACAGGTAGAGGGGTTGTATTTGATATCTCAATTGTTACTTGACCTTCCCATTCTGCTTCTATTGGAGTTATATTAACAATTATTCCGCATCTTGCATATGTTGATTTTCCGATACAAATCCCTAAAATTTTTCTTGGAATTCTGAGATACTCAATACTTCTTCCTAAAATAAAAGAATTTGGAGGTATTACACAAGTTTCTCCTTTATAATCAACAAAACTTTTGGGATCAAAATTTTTGGGATCAATTATTGAGTTAAATACATTTGTAAAAATTTTAAACTCATCTGAAAGACGAAGATCATAACCATAGGATGATAGACCATATGAAATTACTCCTTTTTTTATCTGTTTTTCTTCAAATGGCTCAATCATTTTATATTCAATTGCCATTTTTTTAATCCATTTATCACTTTTTAACATCTTTACTCCTTATAAAATCATTTTCAATTTCAAAATCTTCAAAAACTGTTGGAGCATATTCTTTTAAAATTTTTAAAATTTTGATAAAAACTTTTCTAATTTCCCATTGGGCATCTTTACTTCCTCTTAATCTTATCATGTGCCTCAACTCTCTGAAATTTGCAGTCAAAACAATTTCTGTTTTTGTAGCATTTGGAAGAACAAACCTTGCATCTTCTTTTGGTATTCCTAAATTTACTAAACTTTTATATACTTTCTTACAAGTTTCCATAAAATCTTTGTAAATTTGCAAGGCTTCATCTTTTTTTGATATTGTTTCAGGAATAATATAATCAAAATTCGACTCATCAACATACCTTTGTGATTTTTGTGTATAAGATGCAATTCTATGCCTTACTAATTGATGAGAAAAACTTCTTGAGACACCAGAGATTCTAAATGAAGCAACAGCATGTTCTAAAACTGACTCATGACCAAGTTTTAATATCATCCTTATAAATTGTTTGTGACTCTCAGGTGTTATTCGATCAAATGATTCATGAGCGGTCCTACCCGCTTTTTCTATGACTTTTTCTGGTTCAGGAGTTATATATATTAACTCAACTTTCAAAAATTATCCTCTATTTGGAGGTCTTACTATAATTTCCTTAAGTTCTGGTTTTTTCTTTAATTCTTCTTTAAGTGCTTCTTCTCTTGCAGGATTTATATAATTTGGGTCTTCAAAAGAGTATTTGAATTTTGTATGAATATCATATCTCCCCTCAATTAAAGCAACTGTATCTTCAACAAAAACAAGTTCTTCATCTGTTGGAATCACAAAAATTCTAACTTTTGAGCCTTCTCCTGTAATTTCAGTTTCAGCATTCCTTGTTTTTGATATCTCATTTTTTCTTTTATCATAAATAATTCCAAGATTTTCTAAACCATCTAAAGTTTTACCACGAATTAATGGACTCATTTCGCCAACTCCTGCTGTAAAAACAATTGCATCAACTCTTCCTAAAACTGCATAATATGAGCCAATATATTTTTTTAATCTATATGTTTCTATTTCAATTGCAAGCTGTGCCCTTTCATCTCCATCTGCTGCTGCTTTTTCAACATCTCTTCTATCTGTATATTTTCCAGTAATACCTAAAATTCCACTTTTCTTATTTAAAAGATTATCAAGTTGATCAACTGATAAATTCTCCTTTCTCATAATAAATAAATCAATGCCTGCGTCATGATCTCCTGCTCTTGTTCCCATAACAAGTCCTTCAAGAGGGGTTAATCCCATTGAAGTATCAACTGAGATTCCATTTTTAACAGCATTAGCACTTGCTCCATTTCCTATATGAAGACAGATTAAATTTGTTTCAAAAGGATTTTTTCCTAATAAAACAGCTGCTCTTTTTGAAACATATAAAAATGATGTTCCATGAAATCCATATCTTCTAACTCTATATTTTTCATACCATTCATAGGGGAGCGAATAAATATAAGCTTGTCTTGGCATAGTTTGATGCCATGCAGTATCCATAATGGCACAGTGTGGAATATCTGGCAAAACCTCCATTGCAGCTCTTACACCAAGTAAATTTGGAGGATTGTGAAGAGGAGCAAGATCTGATAAGGATTCAAATGTTTTTAAAAATTCATCATTTATAATTGTTGATTTTGCAAATTTTTCTCCACCATGTACCATTCTATGACCAACTCCTTTAATGTTTTTTAGATCTTTTATAACTCCTATCTCTGGGTCAAGAAGAGTGTCAATAATTAGTTTAATTGCAACTTTATGATCTGGACAATCGTGTTCAACTTTGAAACTTCCCTTTCCATTTGCATAGTGGTCAATAAAAGAACCTCCAATTCCAACTCTTTCAACTATCCCTCTTGCTAATATTTTTCTCTCATTCCATCTATAGAGTTGGTACTTGACAGATGAGCTTCCACAATTTAATGTGAGTATGTCCATATGACAAACCTCCTCAAGAAATTTTTATATATCAAAAATAATATCAACTTTATATAAATTATCAACTTTCTCTATTATCATATCTTCTAATGTGCACGCCTTAATCGCATATTTTATTTTATGTCTCTTTTCATCAAAAGTTTCTCCCCAAAATTTACCTTTTATTGAATCTTCATTTAATTCTATTATTTTAAATTCTTTTATTAAAAAAAATTTTGAATCAAAAAGATATATGAATTCATTTAAAAATTTATTAAGAAGCATTTCAATAAATTCTGATTTTATTTCAAAATTTATCTCATCTTTTATTTGAAGACCTTCTTCTTCTCTAATTAAAAAAAGAGCTCCTTCTCCTGCGTTTTCAAAAAGTTCAAGAAGAGTCTTTCCATAAACTCTTATTCCTATATCAGCAGTATGCGGAAAAATTTCAAATTTTTTCATCTCTATAAGCAGCAATTCCTCTTACTTCATCAACTGTATCAGTATTTATCAATTTAACTCCAGATGCATTCCTTTTTTGAATAGGAACTTCTTTTGACTTTATTCTTATAACTTTACCAAATTTAGTTACTATGAATAACTCATCTTTTTCACTTACACTTCTTATTGCAACTACTCCATCATTTTTTAATCTTATACCCCTCATTCCTGTTATTCCTCTATTTTTAAGTGGGATTTCTTTAAAATCTAATCTTTTTCCTTTTCCCTTTTGAGTTATTATAAAAATATATTTATTATCTTCTTCTATATCAAAACTAGCAATTTCATCATTATTTTTCAATTTTAATCCCCTTACACCTTTTGCTCCTCTTCCTTGAGGTTTTAACTTCTTCAATGTAAACTTTGCTATATTTCCATTTTTTGATATAACCACTATATTTTCTTCACCATTAACAACTCTAACTCTTTTTACAAAATCTTCTTTATCTAAATTTATTATTTTAACTCCATTTCTTCTTAAATTCTTTAAAAATAGATTCTCTACCAACTTAACTTTACCTTTTATTGTAAAAAGAAGAAGATATTTTTTATTTAAATCACCTGTGTAAATGGATGTAATTCTTTCATCAGGATGAAGTGGTAATAAAATATGAAGAGCTTCTCCTTTTGCTTTTTTCTCACCTTCAGGAATTTCATAAACAGGAAGAGAATATACCTTTCCAAAATTAGTAAATAGATATAAATTTTTATGGGTTGAAGTGAAATAAATATCTGAAATTTCATCTTCTCTTCCTAATGTAATCCCTTTAACACCCTTTCCACCTCTGTTTTGTGTTATAAAATTATTTAAATTTGTCCTTTTTATGTATCCATCATTTGTTAGAAAAACAATAACCTTTTCATCTTGAATGATATCTTTTATAGATAATTCTTCTATTTTTTCTTCTTTTATTTCAGTTTTTCTCTCATCTCCATACTTTTTCTTTATTTCAATCAACTCATCTTCAATTACTTTAAGAAGTGCGTTTCTATTAGTTAATATCTCATTTAATCTCTTTATATTATCTTCTTTTGTTTTTATATCTTTAATTAATTTTTCAACTTCAATTGACATTAATCTTGATAATCTCATATCCAAAATTGCATTACTTTGCTCATCATCAATCTCTAAAAGTAAATTTAATTTTTTTCTAGCGTCTTCTCTATCTTTTGAACCTTTAATTATTTCAATTACTTCTTCTAATCTATCGATTCCCTTTTTTATACCTGTTAATATTTTTAATTCTTTTTTCTCTTCTCTTAACTCAAAAATAGTTCTTTTTGTTATAACTTCCTCTCTAAATTCAAGAAAAGAAAGAAGCACTTCTTTTATAGAAAGTAGTTTTGGTCTACCATTAATTAAAGCAACAAAATTTACAGGAAAAGAGGTCTTTAGTTCTGTATATTCATATAGTTTTTTTTCAAAAATATTTGTATCAACATTTTTCTTTAACTCAATAACTATTCTTATTCCTTCTTTTGAAGATTCATCTCTTATATCATCAATTTCTTTTAATTTTCCATTTTTTACAAGTTCAACAATTCTTTTTATTAAATTTGCTTTGTTTACATTATATGGGATTTCATAAATTATGTAAGATAAAACTTTCCCAATTTTTTCAAATTTCCCCTTACCTTTAATTATTACAGAACCTCTTCCTGTTTCAAAGTAAGATTTTATTCCATCGTAGTTTAATATGACACCTCTTGTAGGAAAATCTGGACCTTTTAAAACTTTTAAAATTTCATCAATAGACTTATTTCTATCTCTTAAAAGAAGAATAAGTGCATCAATTACTTCATTTAAATTATGTGGAGGGATATTTGTTGCCATTCCAACTGCAATTCCTGTTGCTCCATTTAAAAGAATATTTGGTATTTTTGCAGGAAGAACCTCTGGTTCAAGTAGAGTGCTATCAAAATTTGGTCTAAATGGAACAGTCTCTTTTTCGAGGTCACTTAAAAGTTCTAATGATATTGGTGCAAGTCTTACCTCTGTATATCTCATTGCAGCAGGTGGATCTCCATCTAAACTTCCAAAATTTCCTTGGCCTTCAACAAGCGTGTATCTCATTGTAAAATCTTGAGCCATTCTAACAAGCGCTTCATAAACAGGGGCATCACCATGTGGATGGTATCTACCTAAAGTATCACCAACAATTCTTGCACTTTTTTTGAATGGTGAATTTGGAAGATTTCCCAATTCTTTCATGGAATAAAGTATTCTTCTTTGAACTGGTTTTAATCCATCTCTCACATCTGGAAGTGCTCTTGAAACTATTACACTTAATGCATAAGAAAGATAAGAATCTTTAAGTTCTTCCTCAATTGGAACTAAAACCTCTTTTTCCTTATATATCAAGTTCTTTCACCTCCAGAGCGTGCTCTTCAATAAAGTTTTTTCTTACGAAAACATCTTCTCCCATTAATGTATCAATTATTTCTTTTGCTCTTTCAGCATCTTGAACTTGAACTCTTTTAAGAATTCTTGTTTCAGGATTCATTGTAGTTTCATACAACTCTTCTGGATTCATTTCTCCAAGTCCTTTGTATCTATTTATAGAATATTTAATTCCTTGTTTTTCTAGTTCACTTATTATTTTATCTTTCTCTTCTTCAGAATAGGCATATTTTTTATTTTTTCCAAAATTAATTTTGTATAAAGGAGGCATTGCAACAAAAAGATAACCTTCTTCAATTATTTCTTTAAGATAGGTCCAGAAAAATGCGAGAAGTAAAGTTTTAATATGAGAACCATCAACATCTGCATCAGTCATTATAATTATTTTTTTATATCTTAATTTATTAATATCAAAATTTTCAAAAATTCCTGTGCCTAAAGAAGCAATAATCGATTTTATTTCATTGTTATCTAAAATTTTATGAACTGAAGATTTAATTGCATTAAGAATTTTTCCCCTTAAAGGTAAAATTGCTTGAGTTATTCTATTTCTTCCTTGTTTTGCGCTTCCACCAGCAGATTCACCTTCGACAATAAAAAGTTCAGCTTTTTCAGGATCTTTTTCTGAACAATCTGCAAGTTTTCCAGGAAGAGTTTCATCAAAAAAGACTTTTTTTCTTACAAGTTCTCTTGCTTTTCTTGCTGCCTCTCTTGCCTTTTTACTTAATTCAACTCTTTTTAAAATAGATTTAAGCGTATTTGGGTTTTTTTCTAAAAAACTTATTAAATTGTGGTATAAAAAATCTTCAAACTCTTTTTTTACCCAAGAATTTCCTAATTTAGTCTTTGTTTGACCTTCAAATTGTGGATCAAAAATTTTTATATTTATTATTGCAAATAATCCTTCTGCTGCATCTTCCCATGTAAAAGAATCATCATTTTTCAAGAAATCAAATTTTTTACCTTCTTCATTTAAAAATTTTGTTAAACCACTTTTAAAACCTGCAAGATGAGTGCCACCTTCTGATGTATATATTGAATTAACATAAGATAAAATATTGGTTTTTGTTGTGTTTGTATATGTAAAAATTACTTCAAAAAAATAATTTTCTTTTTCTTCATAAAAATATATTGGAGAAACAGTGCATTCTTTGTCTTTTATTAAATCATCAAAATAAGATTTAATACCTCCTTCAAACAAAAATTCCTCTTCTTTTTGTGTTCTCTCATCAATTAATTTTATTTTTACCCCTTTATTTAGAAATGCTAATGTAACAACTCTTTCTCTTATTATATTATAATCAAATTCTGTTGTTTCAAAAATATCTGGGTCTGGTTTAAATTTTATATAAGTTCCTGTTTTAATATCATTTATCTCTTCTTCTTTTAAATCTGTTATACTAACACCTCTAGAGTAAAATTGAAAATATTTTTTTCCATCTCTATAAACTTCAACATAAAGTTTAATAGATAATGCATTAACAACTGAAATGCCTACACCATGAAGTCCACCTGAAACTTTATATGCTTTACCTTCAAATTTACCTCCTGCATGAAGTTTTGTAAGTGCAAGTTCTATTCCAGATAATCCATATTGAGGATGAATATCTGGTGGAATTCCTCTTCCATCATCAAGAACGGATACAGAGTTATCTTTATGTATAGTAACAATAATATTTTTACAAAAACCTGCCATCGCTTCATCTATTGAATTGTCAACTACTTCAAAAACAAGATGATGAAGACCAGAAGAATCTGTTGAACCTATATACATACTTGGTCTTTTTCTTACACCCTCTAAGCCTTCAAGAACTTTTATAAAAGTTGCATCATAATTATTTCTTTCTTCCATATCCCTTCCTTTTTAAAAGAACTTTTACATCTTTTATGACTTCGAAGCCATATATCTCATTTATTTTATTTTTTATTTGAGGAAATAAATTTAAAAAATTTTCACTCCATGTTGGATGGTCTGAAAAGACAATGAGTGTGCCTTTTTTTACATCTTTTGGAATAATATGGTTTGAAATTAAATTACCTACATATTTCTTCCAGTTTAGAATGATGTCTTTTTCATATATTTTTTTCTTTAAATCTCTCTCTTCTATAAATCTATCTAAAATTTGAGAGAGTCTTTCTAGCATTATCTATTCTCCTTTTAATTCCAAAAAAAAAGTGGAACCCTTTGTTTTAAGTTCCACTGGAACAATCTCCTCTGAAAAGGAGGTTATAATTACCTGATTAAAATTATACAATATTTCTAATAAATTTTCAATTTTTCTCTTATCAATTGTTTCGAAAAGATCATCTATTAATATTATTGGCTTTTTATTCAAAATTTCATTGATTAACTTATAAAGTGATAAAATTAAGTATAAAGATATTTCTTCTATTTCTCCAAGTGAAAAGATATTTTTTATTTCAACTCCTTTATATAAAAAAAGAATATCATCAAGATGTGGACCAATTAATCCATAACCTCTCTCTATCTCTTCATTTTTTGTTTTATTTAATTCTTGAAGAGTAATTACTTTTGGATCATAAATTATATCTATTTTATTTAAATATATATTTAACAGCGCTCCTTTTAATTTATTTATAAAACTATCTCTTTTTTCCTGTATTTTAATTCCTCTATCATAAAGTTTTTCATTTAATGATTCAAGCAGTATCTCAAAATAAAAATTTCCTCTTTCCTCCTTTAATTTTTTTAAAATTGAATTTTTTGATTGTAAAATATCATTATATTCTAAAATTAAATTTTTATATTCTTTATCTATCATAGAGAGGAAATTATCCATAAAACCTCTTCTAAGCTCTGGTTCCTTCAATATAATATCTTTTGTTCTAAAGTTAAAAAAAATTACTGGAATAATTCCAACAAGTTCCTTTTGAGACTGAATTGGTTTACCATTTATTGAAATTAATTTTTTTTTATCTTTATAAATTATTTCAATTTTTATTTTAGAATCATTATCAAAAAAGGTTCCTCCTAAAAAGAAACTTGATTCAGGAAATTTTGGAAGTTCACTCTCTTTTAAATTATTAAATGTATTGCCTGAAGAAAGATAATAAATAGCATTGAGTAAATTTGTTTTTCCACTTCCATTTTTTCCAATTATTAAATTTATTTTTTCTTTAAATTCAAGAAAAAAATCTTCAAAATTTCTAAAAGTTAAAATTTTTATTTCTTTAATTATCATTCAGATCTATATGGCATAATAATGTAAAGATGTTTATTGCTATCTTTAAATGTTACTGGCGATTCACCATCAAAATATATTATTTTAACATTCTCTTCATCCATTGTTTTAATTCCTTCTAAAACCTTCTTATTATCAAGATAGATTTTTTCACTACCTCCTTTACCTTCAATTATTTCAATTTCTTCGACTCCCTCTCCTATATCAATTGAACTTCCTTTTAATATTAGTTGTTTATCTTTTATATCAAATTGAACTTTTCCACTACCTTCTCTTGTAATTAAAAGAAGTCTTTGAAGTGAATCAATTAAATTTTTTCTATTAACAATTATATATTTATCTTCATTTCTAGGAAGAACCATTTCATAATTTGGAAAATTTCCTTGACCTAATCTTGAAACAAAATAAATAGATCCACCTGTATAAGAAAAACTTTTCATAGAAAATGAAAGTTTAACATATTCTTTCTCTTCTAATTCTAATATTCTTTCTAGAACAGAAACACTTCCTTTGGGGATTAAAAAAGAAAAGTTTGCTTCGTCTTTTTTAAAATTTTCACTAACAAAAAAAGACAATCTATTTCCATCTGTTGAGATCATTTTTATATTTTCATCTTTAAATTCAACAAGACATGAAGAAAATTCTAATCGAGTTTTTTGTGGGTCTCCTATAGAAAATGATACTTTTTGGAGACCTTTATATAAAAATTCTTTATTAATAACAAATTCTTTTTCAATTTCATCAATAGTTATAAAAGGGTACTCTTCTTCAATGATTCTTATTTTATATTCTTTTCCATCTGAATTTATATTTATAAAACCTTCATTTTTATTTATTTCAATATCTTCTTTATTGAAAGATCTTATTAAATTTTGAAATGTTTTAGATGATACAAGAAATCTATCAATAGTTCCTTCATAATCGAAATAATATTTTATACCAACTTCGAGATCTGTTCCAACAATTAAACCTTTATTATTTTCGCTATCAATCAAAACATTAGAAAGAATAGGCATTGTTGGAGTTGATTTAATTATTCTATTTAATATTGTAAAACCTTTTAATAATTCCTCTCTTTTAACTTTAAACATAAGTTAATCCTCCTTCTAATTTTTAATATTCTATTTAGTAAATATAATATACTCTGTGGAAAAGTTTAATACCTATAGAAATAATTTTTAATAAAGAAAAAAATATCAACAAATTTTCAATCACCTATCAACAACCTTTTTAAATCTTCAATACAAGCTCTTAAATTTTCATCTTTCTTTAATTCTTTTTTTATTTTTTCAATTGAGTGTAAAACAGTAGAATGGTCTCTTCCACCAAAAATTTCTCCAATTTGTGGAAGTGAATAATTTGTTAATTCTCTTATAAGATACATTGCTATTTGTCTAGGAACAACATAATCTTGTGATCTTCTTTCTCCTTCAAGATCTTTTATAGATAGAGAAAAATAATCTGCAACAGTTGCTTTTATTTTATCAGGACTCAAATCAACCTTTTTTACTTTATCGTAAATACCAGAAAGAACTTTTTTTGCATAATCAATAGTTATTTCCTGATTACTTAATGATGCATGAGCAAGGATTCTAATTAATGCACCTTCTAATTCTCTTATATTGCTTGAAATACTTTCTGCTATAAAATTAAAAACATCATCTGGAACAAATATTTTTTCTTTTTCTGCCTTTTTCTTCAAAATAGCAACACGAGTTTCAAAATCTGGTGGAGCAATGTCCACCATAAGACCCCATTCAAATCTACTTCTTAATCTATCTTCAAGTGTTGGTATCTCTTTTGGTACTCTATCACTTGTTATTACAATCTGTTTATAATTATTATGTAAAGTATTGAATGTGTGAAAAAATTCTTCCTGAGTTCTTTCTTTTCCTGCTAAAAATTGAATATCATCTATTAAAAG is from Caldisericia bacterium and encodes:
- a CDS encoding molybdopterin-dependent oxidoreductase; its protein translation is MSVKIENIKIEEERWIGKKIRQVLSEEKVKGELKFPSDIYFENMLWGKVLRSKYPHALIKKIDTSRAENFPGVVKVLTYKDIPGLNGFGIVIQDQPVLCFNKVRYLGDAVALVAAETKDIAEKAIEFIEVEYEPLPVVDDPLKAIEDNSPKVHDSGNIHLHTVIRKGDIERGFKEADLIIENEYRTGRQEHAYLEPENGVAFYDEEEDTITVICGGQYPFRDQLQIARVLAYDPRKIRVINEPMGGGFGGKDEITTQIHLALLAYYTKRPVKIEISREESIIFSWKRHPMILRYKTGVKKDGTLVANEVYIYADTGAYASLGGPVVNLAVEHSCGPYRIPNTHIEGFCIYTNNGVSGAFRGFGVNQVTFAMESQMDEIAYRLQIDPIELRRKNILKRGEETGIGSKIETSIGLSKILDEIEKHPLYRQREKIKLSSNKYKKLGVGIAISYQGTGLGVGLPDYGAAIIEMRRDGGFNIYTGSVEIGQGMKTTLKIIALESLKIVDDNKIFILTGDSFLSPDSGTTTASGATYRSGKAIKIASEKIIKILKREVSEIFNIPENYINLRDETFYDINGKELINYEKLGGILYEKRRLPRVEGHFNFPTSKTKIEGAFGLPHFIFSFSGSIALVEVNILTGKVNLVKGVNLIDGGRVINKIGFEGQSEGGIVMGMGYALMEDVIMKNGEFLTKNFSTYIIPTSIDAPYEIETIPIESIEELGPYGSKGIGETTMVPIAPAITNAIFNATKVRINQIPAIPERVFFKLREKEKEIRNENFI
- a CDS encoding 8-oxoguanine deaminase is translated as MKILFKDVTYIGTMDKDEREIENGFLSIENGIIKYVGEEEPKENFDKIIDGKGKLLLPGFINTHHHFYQTLFRNIKEANDLKLFDWLVFLYDRWKYIDEEAVFTSTVIATLEMMKSGVTTTTDHLYLVPYGNTKIFEAQIEAAKLTKIRFHPTRGSMSLSKKDGGLPPDSVVQKDEEILIHTEEMIKKYHDNKKYSMLRIAIGPCSPFSVTKNIMVESLNLAEKYDVLLHTHLAETLDEEIFCKEKFGLRPVDYMESLGWLNKRVWFAHMVHLNDFDIEKLIKSDVGMAHCPTSNMKLGSGIARVSEFKEKLRIGLAVDGSSSNDTNNFIQEIRNALLLQRVKYGSSSITSRDVLKFATIGGSKVLRMDDYIGSIEIGKAADIIMFDLNRLEFAGGLNDLISIPVYLDAKQVDFLMINGEILIQDGKFTHVDEKEFIEKQNKISKKLIYKI
- the dcd gene encoding dCTP deaminase — encoded protein: MLKSDKWIKKMAIEYKMIEPFEEKQIKKGVISYGLSSYGYDLRLSDEFKIFTNVFNSIIDPKNFDPKSFVDYKGETCVIPPNSFILGRSIEYLRIPRKILGICIGKSTYARCGIIVNITPIEAEWEGQVTIEISNTTPLPVKVYAYEGIAQIIFLESDEECEFSYKDKKGKYDKQIGIVLPKIDF
- the thyX gene encoding FAD-dependent thymidylate synthase, with product MKVELIYITPEPEKVIEKAGRTAHESFDRITPESHKQFIRMILKLGHESVLEHAVASFRISGVSRSFSHQLVRHRIASYTQKSQRYVDESNFDYIIPETISKKDEALQIYKDFMETCKKVYKSLVNLGIPKEDARFVLPNATKTEIVLTANFRELRHMIRLRGSKDAQWEIRKVFIKILKILKEYAPTVFEDFEIENDFIRSKDVKK
- a CDS encoding acetate kinase; amino-acid sequence: MDILTLNCGSSSVKYQLYRWNERKILARGIVERVGIGGSFIDHYANGKGSFKVEHDCPDHKVAIKLIIDTLLDPEIGVIKDLKNIKGVGHRMVHGGEKFAKSTIINDEFLKTFESLSDLAPLHNPPNLLGVRAAMEVLPDIPHCAIMDTAWHQTMPRQAYIYSLPYEWYEKYRVRRYGFHGTSFLYVSKRAAVLLGKNPFETNLICLHIGNGASANAVKNGISVDTSMGLTPLEGLVMGTRAGDHDAGIDLFIMRKENLSVDQLDNLLNKKSGILGITGKYTDRRDVEKAAADGDERAQLAIEIETYRLKKYIGSYYAVLGRVDAIVFTAGVGEMSPLIRGKTLDGLENLGIIYDKRKNEISKTRNAETEITGEGSKVRIFVIPTDEELVFVEDTVALIEGRYDIHTKFKYSFEDPNYINPAREEALKEELKKKPELKEIIVRPPNRG
- a CDS encoding archease; translated protein: MKKFEIFPHTADIGIRVYGKTLLELFENAGEGALFLIREEEGLQIKDEINFEIKSEFIEMLLNKFLNEFIYLFDSKFFLIKEFKIIELNEDSIKGKFWGETFDEKRHKIKYAIKACTLEDMIIEKVDNLYKVDIIFDI